In one window of Azoarcus olearius DNA:
- a CDS encoding gluconate 2-dehydrogenase subunit 3 family protein, with protein sequence MKQDPPDSAGAPPKVTRRGVLKAGAGAALAALAGPAAARAADAATLDRPTLARWRAWAEALVPGAAAAGAAEYLAAQLALPRHENTLFLRYMDWPAGHAAFYRDGLAAVDALARRRHGRGFSALDADARRSLVDAVASGQAEGWAGPPAGLFYFVTKADAADLVFGTRPGIERLGLDYRAHVEPPARWPGETAATGRLRG encoded by the coding sequence ATGAAGCAAGACCCTCCCGACAGCGCGGGAGCCCCGCCGAAGGTCACCCGCCGCGGCGTGCTGAAGGCGGGCGCCGGCGCGGCGCTCGCCGCCCTTGCCGGGCCAGCCGCGGCCCGCGCGGCAGACGCCGCCACCCTGGACCGCCCGACGCTGGCGCGCTGGCGGGCGTGGGCCGAGGCCCTGGTGCCGGGCGCTGCCGCAGCCGGCGCCGCCGAATACCTGGCCGCGCAGCTCGCGCTGCCACGACATGAGAACACCCTTTTCCTGCGCTACATGGATTGGCCCGCCGGCCACGCCGCGTTCTACCGCGACGGCCTGGCCGCGGTGGATGCGCTTGCCCGGCGCCGTCACGGCCGCGGCTTCTCGGCGCTGGATGCCGACGCGCGTCGCAGCCTCGTCGATGCGGTTGCCAGCGGGCAGGCGGAGGGATGGGCCGGTCCGCCGGCCGGACTGTTCTATTTCGTGACCAAGGCCGATGCCGCCGACCTCGTGTTCGGCACCCGCCCCGGCATCGAACGGCTGGGCCTGGACTACCGCGCCCATGTGGAACCGCCCGCGCGCTGGCCGGGCGAAACTGCGGCGACGGGGAGGCTGCGCGGATGA
- a CDS encoding LLM class flavin-dependent oxidoreductase: protein MSERSSGFVPPVRNDNKFKLGFFAANCSGGMSVTQVPERWQNTWDNNLRLAKLADAAGIEFMLPIARWIGYGGATDFHGNVLETMTWAAGLLAHTRHINVFATIHTACNHPVVVAKQIATIDQIGKGRAGLNIVCGWNKPEYDAMGQTLPDDHDTRYRMGQEWYDIIEKLWYESAPFDWDGEYFKLKGAYGQPHPVVDRVPIFNAAGSAQGRDFATRNADFLFTSAIDLARSRAEIAEIKAMAAAKGRAIDVLTFSYVVCRPTQKEAEDYHHYYSQQHADWAAVDNIIRLMFAHAESFPKDQLKLIRDRFSGGHGGYPLVGDPQQVADGICALHEAGFAGSTLSFVDYAEEFPYFRDTVLPILEARGLRKAFKVAP from the coding sequence ATGAGCGAACGCAGCAGCGGCTTCGTGCCGCCGGTACGCAACGACAACAAGTTCAAGCTCGGCTTCTTCGCCGCCAACTGCTCCGGCGGCATGTCGGTCACCCAGGTGCCCGAGCGCTGGCAGAACACCTGGGACAACAACCTGCGGCTGGCAAAGCTCGCCGACGCCGCGGGCATCGAGTTCATGCTGCCGATCGCGCGCTGGATCGGCTACGGCGGCGCCACCGATTTCCACGGCAACGTGCTGGAGACGATGACCTGGGCCGCCGGCCTGCTGGCGCACACCCGGCACATCAACGTGTTCGCCACCATCCACACCGCCTGCAACCACCCGGTGGTGGTCGCCAAGCAGATCGCCACCATCGACCAGATCGGCAAGGGTCGCGCCGGCCTCAACATCGTCTGCGGCTGGAACAAGCCGGAATACGACGCGATGGGGCAGACCCTGCCAGACGACCACGACACCCGCTACCGCATGGGGCAGGAGTGGTACGACATCATCGAGAAGCTGTGGTACGAGAGCGCGCCCTTCGACTGGGACGGCGAGTACTTCAAGCTGAAGGGCGCCTACGGCCAGCCGCATCCGGTGGTGGACCGCGTGCCCATCTTCAACGCCGCCGGCTCTGCCCAGGGCCGCGACTTCGCCACCCGCAACGCCGACTTCCTGTTCACCTCGGCGATCGACCTGGCGCGCTCCAGGGCGGAGATCGCCGAGATCAAGGCCATGGCCGCCGCCAAGGGCCGTGCCATCGACGTGCTGACCTTCTCCTACGTCGTGTGCCGGCCGACGCAGAAGGAAGCCGAGGACTACCACCACTACTACTCGCAGCAGCACGCCGACTGGGCGGCGGTCGACAACATCATCCGGCTGATGTTCGCCCACGCCGAGTCCTTCCCGAAGGACCAGCTCAAGCTGATCCGCGACCGCTTCTCCGGCGGCCACGGCGGCTATCCGCTGGTGGGCGATCCGCAGCAGGTGGCCGACGGCATCTGCGCCCTGCACGAGGCGGGCTTCGCCGGTTCGACGCTGTCCTTCGTCGATTACGCCGAGGAATTCCCGTACTTCCGCGACACCGTGCTGCCCATCCTGGAAGCCCGCGGACTGCGCAAGGCCTTCAAGGTGGCGCCATGA
- a CDS encoding flavin reductase family protein: MSSAVLEAPLSAEAFRRGMRRLALPTAVVTTAHDGVRGGLTVSSLCSVSTQPPRLLVCINTAASAFPLLRASGVLAVNMLAEGQGALCMRFGSSRCSGEARFAEGRWETARTGAPLLADALTSFDCRVVEMHESATHAIVIADVVELRTAPDAMPLLYRDGAFARLHPEAAP; the protein is encoded by the coding sequence ATGAGCAGCGCGGTGCTGGAAGCGCCGCTGTCGGCGGAAGCCTTCAGGCGCGGCATGCGGCGGCTGGCGCTGCCGACCGCCGTGGTCACCACCGCGCACGACGGCGTGCGCGGCGGACTCACCGTGTCGTCGCTGTGTTCTGTCAGCACCCAACCGCCGCGGCTGCTCGTTTGCATCAACACCGCCGCCAGCGCCTTTCCGCTGCTGCGTGCGAGCGGCGTGCTCGCGGTCAACATGCTGGCCGAAGGGCAGGGCGCGCTGTGCATGCGCTTCGGCTCCAGCCGTTGCAGCGGCGAGGCGCGCTTTGCCGAAGGGCGCTGGGAGACCGCCCGCACCGGCGCGCCCCTGCTGGCCGACGCGCTGACGAGCTTCGATTGCCGTGTGGTGGAGATGCACGAATCCGCCACCCACGCGATCGTGATCGCCGATGTGGTCGAACTACGCACCGCGCCCGACGCGATGCCGCTGCTCTACCGCGACGGCGCCTTCGCCCGCCTGCACCCGGAAGCGGCGCCATGA